The segment TTTTTTGATGGTGACACTTGTTATTTGACGATATTGTCgtaatgagaataaaaaaaaaaaacaattattttaaatacgaCAACacaaagtgtaaaaaaaacgttgtattaattattaataatctcATCAGTCAATGTAAAACAGAGCTGTGTGTTGAAAAGTGCATAAAATATTAGCAATTGCATGAataactaacaaaaaaaaaaacaaaataataataataatcgctTAATAAAgcgttaaaaatttatttaacttttttttttttttttgttaattatattgcatttaaaaattcgaaaaGTAATGGTCAGTATGCTCTTTCTATCGGACTTTAGTATAATaaccaaatatttaaaaaaaaaaaaaaaaaaattaataaattaatgaataacaattgtatgtaaatgaaaaattgaatatacgTTATAATGTATCtatgtagaaaattttctgTATACTCATGCTGAGTGTTGAACAcgcatcaaacaaaaaaaaaaaaatacaaaaaaaaaaaaaaacattattctaTGAATGAACACATACAGTTTACAGGCaccaatatattatttaataaatgccAACCAATTAtgttgtaaacaaaaaaaaaaaaattcatcttgttttttcatttattaattgttcaatcattatttatatttgcatAATAATATCCACCACCAAAAGATTCAAGAACCaagttgtttttaattattaaattaaaaaaaagttcataGACGACTGCAGAGTGATTCATGTATAACCATATCACGAGTTAtgtctttgatatttttacaaCCTGCCAATGCTAAAGTTTGATCAATATCTTGTTTCATCAATTCTAAAATAGCTGTAGCTCCATCTTCACCACTATGAGCAAGACCCCAAAGTAAAGGACGTCCAAAAAATACctatatcattttcaatatatttaatgacctattcttatcattttaaatatagataattatAAACTATTACCATTTTTGCACCCAATGCAAGTGCTCTAAAAACATCTGTACCATTTCGAATTCCACCATCTAAATAAACTTCAATTTTACCATCAACTGCATTGACAATTTCTTCCAATACTTCaatctaaatttattattatatataattatattatttattatataaaaagaaaaaattaaataataaaaatatattaccgTTGCTGTAGAACCATCAAGTTGTCTTGCTCCATGATTTGATACAATAATACCATCAACTTTATATTTAACTGCTAAAATAGCATCATCAGCTCTTAATAttccttttaaaataattggcaATTTTGTGAtactgtaataataaatattatataacattaatatttttagttaagACCAAAAAGATGTTTGTATagacatatataaaatataaataccttTTTAACCATATAATATCCTTCCATGATAGTGAATCATCAAAAAGATCAACagcatatttatttaaaccagATCCTTTTTCATCACTATTTACTTGACTTattatatcatcaaaattagcAAGTTTTAAATGTGAtggtaatgaaaatttattttttacatcagCATATCTATGACCAAAAAATGGTGTATCAACAGTTAAAGCAATAGCCTTGTATCCAGCACATTCAGCacgttttattaaatttattgttaaattacgatcaacat is part of the Aphidius gifuensis isolate YNYX2018 linkage group LG1, ASM1490517v1, whole genome shotgun sequence genome and harbors:
- the LOC122854515 gene encoding hydroxyacid oxidase 1 isoform X1, which encodes MNTFTCIDDYEKFALKVLTPSVRDYYKSGAGDEITLNWNKKLFKKYKIRPRVLRDVSNRDISTVILGNKISMPLGVAPTAMQKMAHPDGECANAKAAEKAGTIFIQSTISTCSIEEINNAAPNGIKWLQLYIYVDRNLTINLIKRAECAGYKAIALTVDTPFFGHRYADVKNKFSLPSHLKLANFDDIISQVNSDEKGSGLNKYAVDLFDDSLSWKDIIWLKSITKLPIILKGILRADDAILAVKYKVDGIIVSNHGARQLDGSTATIEVLEEIVNAVDGKIEVYLDGGIRNGTDVFRALALGAKMVFFGRPLLWGLAHSGEDGATAILELMKQDIDQTLALAGCKNIKDITRDMVIHESLCSRL
- the LOC122854515 gene encoding hydroxyacid oxidase 1 isoform X2, with the translated sequence MNTFTCIDDYEKFALKVLTPSVRDYYKSGAGDEITLNWNKKLFKKYKIRPRVLRDVSNRDISTVILGNKISMPLGVAPTAMQKMAHPDGECANAKAAEKAGTIFIQSTISTCSIEEINNAAPNGIKWLQLYIYVDRNLTINLIKRAECAGYKAIALTVDTPFFGHRYADVKNKFSLPSHLKLANFDDIISQVNSDEKGSGLNKYAVDLFDDSLSWKDIIWLKSITKLPIILKGILRADDAILAVKYKVDGIIVSNHGARQLDGSTATIEVLEEIVNAVDGKIEVYLDGGIRNGTDVFRALALGAKMVFFGRPLLWGLAHSGEDGATAILELMKQDIDQTLALADFLCQSSENSDQKSNLS